A window of Haliscomenobacter hydrossis DSM 1100 contains these coding sequences:
- a CDS encoding type II toxin-antitoxin system VapC family toxin — MSNYALLLGSEIGRFDMVLCDTNIFISAFNGREDTINQLNTIGLVNIVLSSITVMELYQGMGNKTELAQMRRKIKYYDVVQIDDRISKKAIEFIETYKLSHGLLIPDAIIGATAVVHQIPLYTYNVKDFDFLPSIVLHKSV; from the coding sequence TTGAGCAATTACGCGCTGCTACTTGGAAGCGAAATTGGGCGATTTGATATGGTACTTTGCGATACCAACATATTCATCAGTGCCTTCAATGGCAGAGAGGATACGATAAACCAGTTAAATACAATTGGTCTCGTCAACATCGTTTTGTCTTCCATTACGGTTATGGAACTTTATCAAGGGATGGGAAATAAAACTGAACTTGCTCAAATGAGGAGGAAGATAAAGTACTATGATGTGGTACAAATTGATGACAGAATTTCAAAGAAAGCAATCGAGTTTATTGAAACCTATAAACTCAGTCACGGGCTTCTAATACCAGATGCCATTATTGGGGCGACAGCAGTGGTTCATCAGATACCGCTTTACACATATAATGTTAAAGATTTCGATTTTCTACCCAGTATAGTCTTGCATAAATCTGTTTAG
- a CDS encoding T9SS type A sorting domain-containing protein: MKKTYLLLIASIWGCSLFGQETITLHWQITNDRNEPLAGVSIWKKQTTEGTTTDENGMFSIGVVEGRDELEISYLGFQNSSIPIRKGMKIKGTEILLPVDYDLPEVIITAYGRKRICGRPACQFGYIMPITKIDSVVNVNYESPKVRLFPTPTNHTVFLQQEISLGQIDLYNLSGQKLQSFSFSDQLNASINLSALPSGTYLLRSSNGWVEKVILQKQ; the protein is encoded by the coding sequence ATGAAAAAAACTTACCTTTTACTAATCGCCTCAATTTGGGGGTGCTCACTTTTTGGCCAAGAAACCATTACGCTCCATTGGCAAATCACCAATGATCGGAATGAACCGTTGGCAGGTGTTAGTATATGGAAAAAACAGACCACCGAAGGTACCACAACGGATGAAAACGGGATGTTTTCTATTGGTGTGGTTGAAGGTAGAGACGAACTCGAAATTTCTTACCTCGGGTTTCAAAATTCATCCATTCCCATTCGAAAAGGAATGAAGATAAAAGGAACTGAAATACTTTTACCGGTAGATTATGATTTGCCTGAAGTTATAATTACTGCTTACGGTAGGAAAAGAATATGTGGCCGCCCTGCGTGTCAATTTGGATATATTATGCCTATTACAAAGATCGATAGTGTGGTGAATGTTAATTATGAGTCGCCCAAAGTTCGTCTATTTCCTACACCTACCAATCATACTGTTTTTTTGCAGCAGGAAATTTCACTTGGTCAAATAGATCTTTACAACCTTAGCGGGCAAAAACTACAAAGTTTCAGCTTTAGCGATCAATTGAATGCATCCATCAATCTGAGTGCCTTGCCATCAGGCACTTACCTATTGCGCAGTAGTAATGGCTGGGTGGAGAAGGTTATTTTACAAAAACAATAA
- a CDS encoding RNA polymerase sigma factor has translation MVAVAKKAPDARSKEQPIEELYEAAFPSVARFVKKMGGDLEDAKDVFHDALVIYQERCNQPGFSLQHSPEGYLLGIAKHLWIRKHHQQRKLVPLSSIEREISLPEDYFPSYKTQRLLQFLEIAGQKCLDLLRAFYYQKQPLKQLVKTLGYANEHSLSVQKYKCLEKVRHTIKNQSVAYEDFLD, from the coding sequence ATGGTAGCAGTAGCAAAAAAAGCTCCAGACGCCCGCTCAAAAGAGCAACCCATCGAGGAGCTCTACGAAGCCGCTTTCCCCAGTGTAGCCCGCTTTGTCAAAAAAATGGGCGGCGATTTAGAAGATGCCAAAGATGTATTCCACGATGCCCTGGTGATTTACCAGGAGCGCTGCAACCAGCCCGGATTTAGCTTGCAACATTCTCCCGAAGGCTACCTCCTGGGCATTGCCAAACACCTCTGGATCAGGAAGCACCACCAGCAACGCAAACTTGTGCCCCTGAGCAGCATCGAACGCGAGATCAGCTTGCCCGAGGATTATTTCCCCAGCTACAAAACCCAGCGCCTGTTGCAATTCCTGGAAATCGCGGGCCAAAAATGCCTGGATCTGTTGCGGGCTTTTTATTACCAAAAGCAGCCTTTGAAACAGCTGGTTAAGACCCTGGGCTACGCCAATGAACATTCGCTAAGTGTACAGAAATACAAGTGCCTGGAAAAAGTACGGCATACCATCAAAAACCAATCTGTAGCCTATGAAGACTTCCTGGACTGA
- a CDS encoding ClpP family protease, producing the protein MVQASLVPMVIDNDGGGERAYDIYSLLLKERIIFLSGEVNDVMASIVVAQLLYLSSIDPKRQINMYIQSPGGVVYSGMAIYDTMKMISNPVSTVSMGFTGSMGTFLLSSGTPGKRYALAHSTIHMHPTGGGTRGYTEDVRIATREQERLQAQIFHLMGKQSGHSRKEIEDYFLRDRFLNAQEAREFGLVDEILGDIQDLVVLNARDSEVSLVQQS; encoded by the coding sequence ATGGTTCAAGCAAGTCTTGTCCCCATGGTCATTGACAATGACGGTGGAGGAGAGCGGGCGTATGACATCTACAGCCTTTTGCTCAAGGAGCGCATCATCTTTTTGTCGGGAGAAGTCAACGACGTGATGGCCAGCATCGTGGTAGCGCAGCTGTTGTACCTCAGCAGCATCGACCCCAAACGCCAGATCAACATGTACATCCAAAGTCCCGGCGGGGTGGTGTATTCCGGGATGGCCATTTACGATACCATGAAGATGATTTCCAATCCGGTATCGACCGTCTCGATGGGGTTTACGGGCAGCATGGGTACTTTTTTGCTGAGTTCGGGTACACCTGGCAAACGTTACGCCCTGGCACATTCCACGATTCACATGCACCCTACGGGCGGCGGCACCCGCGGCTACACCGAAGACGTGCGCATTGCCACCCGCGAACAAGAGCGCCTGCAAGCCCAGATTTTTCACCTGATGGGCAAACAATCGGGTCATTCGCGTAAGGAGATTGAAGATTATTTCCTGCGCGATCGTTTCCTCAATGCCCAAGAAGCCCGGGAGTTTGGTCTGGTGGATGAGATTTTGGGCGACATTCAGGATTTGGTTGTGTTGAATGCGCGGGATTCGGAAGTAAGTTTGGTGCAGCAATCCTGA
- a CDS encoding DUF6807 family protein codes for MYKQRTLVLLILLCSSVFKLSLIAQDRSLLTLAVSSGDFERNNSPVSLALDGIALPESPSGYQLLEISPTGKTPVPFQLEDGPNKRLCWILSGNTPSGTKRVFELRTGSAPITAAKPIVALRDKGAIVFQRNGRNLLRYQYAEASVPEGKSELFRRGGFIHPLWSPKGEVLTRIQPPDHIHHYGIWNPWTSTVFEGRKLDFWNLYKGEGTVKVPTLPVVTQGPVLGTLSSRHEHVDLTAPSSTGSKAALEEEWNIKVWNAGSEDGPQLVDFQSTLHCATDSIFTIKAYTYQGFGFRATEKWDDKTARLLTSEGKGKGDGNATRARWIDARGVSSFGKSGILFMTHPLNHNFPEQLRLWATGQNQGKENVFLNFNPAQEQDWVLKPGKAYTLNYRMLVYDGELSPELLDKYWQDYANPPKAEVILSQLGGNKKVLVYTKNGKGYVHDNIASSIVCIRKLGEANGFSVDTSSNPALITAENLNKYQAIILSNTNNETFDTDAQKLAFQRYIQAGGGLVTIHSASGSERQWPWFWRTLGGKFKRHPPLQKFDIQVIDPLHPATLHLPATWTWEDECYYLEHLYPGKHVLLAANMNTVTDDKKVEYPGNTFGKLFPLCWSEEQGLGRSWYTALGHKKEYYSDPTFMTHLLGGILWVLDGSEKLDYSKATKTLIQE; via the coding sequence ATGTACAAACAACGAACATTAGTCCTGCTTATCCTGCTTTGCAGCAGTGTATTCAAACTCTCCCTTATTGCTCAAGATCGGTCCCTGTTGACGCTCGCCGTTTCCAGTGGCGATTTTGAGCGCAACAACAGCCCTGTCAGTTTGGCTCTCGATGGCATTGCCTTGCCAGAATCGCCCAGCGGCTACCAACTCCTGGAGATTAGTCCTACGGGAAAAACTCCCGTGCCTTTTCAATTGGAAGATGGCCCGAACAAGCGCCTTTGCTGGATCTTATCCGGCAATACCCCCAGCGGAACCAAACGGGTGTTTGAATTGCGGACAGGTTCAGCACCCATCACGGCGGCTAAACCCATCGTAGCCTTGCGCGACAAGGGTGCCATCGTTTTCCAACGCAATGGCCGCAACCTCCTCCGTTACCAGTACGCCGAAGCCAGCGTGCCCGAAGGCAAATCGGAACTTTTCCGCCGAGGGGGATTTATTCATCCCTTGTGGTCGCCCAAAGGGGAAGTGCTCACCCGTATCCAGCCACCAGACCACATCCACCACTACGGCATTTGGAATCCCTGGACCAGTACCGTTTTTGAAGGCCGTAAACTCGATTTTTGGAACCTGTACAAAGGCGAAGGAACCGTAAAAGTGCCCACCTTGCCCGTCGTTACCCAAGGCCCGGTACTCGGCACCCTCAGTTCTCGGCACGAACACGTCGATCTCACCGCCCCCAGTTCAACCGGCTCCAAAGCGGCACTGGAAGAAGAATGGAACATCAAAGTCTGGAATGCAGGCAGCGAAGATGGCCCCCAATTGGTCGATTTTCAGTCCACGCTGCATTGCGCTACCGATAGTATTTTTACCATCAAAGCCTATACCTATCAAGGCTTTGGCTTCCGGGCTACCGAAAAATGGGACGACAAAACGGCTCGTTTACTCACCTCGGAAGGCAAAGGCAAAGGGGACGGTAATGCCACCCGCGCACGCTGGATCGATGCGCGTGGGGTGTCCAGTTTTGGCAAATCCGGCATCTTGTTCATGACCCATCCGCTGAACCACAATTTCCCCGAACAATTGCGTTTGTGGGCCACCGGCCAAAATCAGGGCAAGGAAAATGTGTTCCTCAACTTCAATCCAGCGCAAGAACAAGACTGGGTGCTCAAACCCGGCAAAGCCTACACCTTGAACTACCGCATGCTGGTGTACGACGGCGAATTGAGCCCGGAACTGTTGGACAAATACTGGCAGGATTACGCCAACCCGCCCAAAGCTGAGGTCATTCTAAGTCAACTCGGAGGAAACAAAAAAGTGCTGGTCTACACCAAAAACGGCAAGGGTTACGTCCACGACAACATCGCCAGTTCCATCGTATGCATCCGCAAACTGGGGGAAGCCAATGGTTTCAGCGTAGACACGAGCAGCAATCCGGCCCTGATCACTGCCGAAAATCTCAACAAATACCAGGCCATCATCCTCTCGAATACCAACAATGAAACCTTCGATACGGATGCACAAAAACTGGCCTTCCAGCGCTACATCCAGGCGGGTGGAGGCCTAGTGACCATCCATTCCGCTTCGGGTTCCGAACGGCAGTGGCCCTGGTTTTGGCGTACTTTGGGGGGTAAATTTAAACGACACCCACCCTTGCAAAAATTCGACATCCAGGTCATCGACCCCTTGCACCCGGCTACCTTGCACTTGCCCGCTACCTGGACCTGGGAAGACGAATGTTACTACCTGGAGCACCTCTATCCTGGCAAACACGTACTCCTCGCCGCAAACATGAATACCGTTACTGATGACAAAAAAGTAGAGTATCCCGGCAATACATTTGGCAAGTTGTTCCCCCTTTGTTGGTCGGAAGAACAGGGCCTGGGTCGCAGTTGGTACACCGCCTTGGGTCACAAGAAGGAATACTACTCCGATCCCACCTTCATGACCCACCTGTTGGGTGGCATCCTCTGGGTGCTGGATGGAAGTGAGAAACTGGATTATAGCAAAGCAACGAAAACTTTAATTCAAGAATAA
- a CDS encoding Gfo/Idh/MocA family protein, producing MQKNKKPGMSRREYLKTAISGSIGMMVLPNIIPASVLGKNAPSNTIQIGQIGFGRIAMGHDLPDTMRFDSARVMAVCDVDSKRKEFGKQWIEKWYTEKKKKPNYVDVKMYDDYREMLMNPEIDAVIVSTPDHWHAQPAVAAAMAGKHIYLQKPAALTIAEGRAMSDAVHHSGVVFQVGSQQRSQNPWPQFKRACELVRNGRIGKLHTIKIGLPGDPGGEVEPEMAIPKTLNYEMWLGSTPYVYYTEKRVHPQVGFDRPGWLRCEQFGAGMITGWGAHHLDIAHWGMGTEYTGPIEIKSTAKFPTSGLWNVHGDFLAEAKYANGVNMMVSGAFPNGVRFEGSEGWIFVSRGNVGVTASDPGNAKNSDAFNASDPKILQSVIKPEEIHLYHSEDQHGNWLDCIRENKTTVAPVEVAHRSTSACLLIHAAMKLGRTLHWDPIRERFKNDDEANALLERPQRFPYGTAHAK from the coding sequence ATGCAAAAAAACAAAAAGCCGGGCATGTCCCGCCGCGAATACCTCAAAACCGCGATCAGCGGCTCCATCGGGATGATGGTGCTGCCCAACATTATTCCTGCTTCAGTGCTGGGAAAAAATGCCCCCAGCAATACGATCCAGATTGGCCAGATTGGTTTTGGGCGTATTGCCATGGGCCACGATTTGCCCGATACCATGCGCTTCGATTCTGCCCGGGTGATGGCGGTTTGCGATGTTGACAGCAAGCGCAAGGAATTTGGCAAACAGTGGATTGAAAAATGGTATACCGAAAAGAAGAAGAAACCCAACTACGTCGACGTCAAAATGTACGACGATTACCGGGAAATGCTGATGAACCCGGAAATCGATGCGGTGATTGTCAGTACCCCCGACCATTGGCATGCCCAACCAGCCGTTGCGGCAGCGATGGCCGGCAAACACATCTACCTGCAAAAGCCCGCCGCACTCACCATTGCCGAAGGCCGGGCCATGAGTGATGCCGTACACCACTCCGGGGTGGTGTTTCAGGTTGGTAGTCAGCAACGTTCCCAAAATCCCTGGCCACAGTTCAAACGCGCCTGTGAACTGGTACGCAATGGCCGCATCGGAAAATTGCATACCATCAAAATTGGCCTGCCTGGTGATCCAGGTGGAGAGGTAGAACCAGAAATGGCCATCCCCAAAACGCTGAATTACGAAATGTGGCTGGGTTCTACACCTTATGTCTACTATACCGAAAAGCGGGTGCATCCACAGGTTGGTTTTGACCGTCCGGGATGGTTGCGTTGCGAGCAGTTTGGTGCAGGCATGATCACTGGTTGGGGGGCACACCATCTTGATATCGCCCATTGGGGTATGGGCACGGAATACACGGGCCCGATCGAAATCAAGTCTACTGCGAAGTTTCCGACCAGTGGACTCTGGAACGTACACGGCGACTTTCTGGCCGAAGCAAAATACGCCAATGGCGTGAACATGATGGTCAGCGGAGCTTTCCCCAATGGTGTGCGTTTTGAAGGCAGCGAAGGCTGGATCTTTGTATCGCGGGGCAATGTAGGTGTCACTGCCAGCGATCCTGGTAATGCCAAAAATTCGGATGCCTTCAATGCCAGCGATCCCAAAATTTTACAATCCGTCATCAAACCTGAAGAGATTCACTTATACCATTCCGAAGATCAACACGGCAATTGGCTGGATTGTATCCGCGAGAATAAAACCACCGTTGCGCCCGTAGAGGTAGCCCACCGTTCCACTTCCGCTTGTTTGCTCATCCATGCGGCTATGAAACTGGGGCGTACCCTGCACTGGGACCCCATCCGGGAGCGTTTTAAGAATGACGATGAAGCCAATGCGTTGTTGGAAAGACCACAGCGGTTTCCGTACGGGACTGCGCACGCGAAGTAA
- a CDS encoding putative oxidoreductase C-terminal domain-containing protein, translating into MYKSAILLFSLATCFFACSNQSPQTESVKLSGAVNEIKLMTLNPGHFHAALVQKNHYPQVDSLVYIYAPDGPELKGHLARIESYNQREAEPTHWASKVYTGADYLEKMLSEKPGNVVVISGNNAQKTHYIQSCIEAGINVLADKPMAIKPADFTRLQDLFPLAEKKGVLLYDIMTERHEISTMLQRELAQMPALFGTLEKGTPDNPAITKESVHHFFKYVSGSALIRPAWFFDVEQQGEGVVDVSTHLVDLVLWECFPEQSISYQKDIQLQAAKRGATDLTSAQFKLVTGLPGFPSFLKKDLSKDSTLQVFANGETHFSVKGVHAKVSVIWNFQAPEGAGDTHFSIMRGTKANLVIRQGAAEKYRPVLYVEPLPNVDKASAETALKDALQKLNAGQFQGLGYEASEKGWKILIPDSYNVGHEAHFAQVTEKYLQYLAQGKLPEWEVPNMLAKYYVTTKAYAMSRK; encoded by the coding sequence ATGTACAAATCAGCCATTCTCCTTTTCTCTTTAGCCACGTGCTTCTTTGCCTGTTCCAATCAATCACCACAAACGGAAAGTGTGAAACTCAGCGGTGCCGTGAACGAAATCAAATTGATGACCCTCAACCCTGGCCATTTCCACGCGGCTTTGGTGCAAAAAAATCATTACCCCCAGGTTGATTCGCTGGTCTACATCTACGCACCAGATGGCCCCGAACTAAAAGGGCACCTGGCGCGCATTGAAAGTTACAATCAACGCGAAGCCGAGCCGACCCATTGGGCATCAAAAGTGTATACCGGAGCAGATTATCTGGAAAAAATGCTCAGCGAAAAACCCGGGAATGTGGTGGTCATTTCGGGCAACAACGCCCAAAAAACCCATTACATCCAGTCTTGTATTGAAGCAGGCATCAACGTTTTGGCCGACAAACCGATGGCCATCAAGCCCGCTGATTTTACCCGTTTGCAAGATCTTTTTCCCTTGGCGGAGAAAAAAGGAGTGCTTCTGTACGACATCATGACCGAGCGGCATGAAATCAGTACCATGTTGCAACGGGAACTTGCTCAAATGCCTGCCTTGTTTGGAACCCTTGAAAAAGGAACTCCTGACAATCCGGCGATCACCAAAGAAAGTGTACACCATTTTTTCAAATACGTTTCCGGCTCAGCGTTGATTCGTCCGGCCTGGTTTTTTGATGTAGAACAACAAGGTGAAGGGGTAGTGGACGTATCGACCCACCTGGTTGATCTGGTACTTTGGGAATGTTTTCCCGAACAAAGCATCAGCTACCAAAAAGACATTCAACTGCAGGCCGCCAAACGTGGTGCCACCGATCTGACCAGTGCCCAATTCAAGTTGGTGACCGGATTGCCCGGCTTTCCATCTTTCCTGAAAAAAGACCTCAGCAAAGATTCTACCCTCCAGGTTTTTGCCAATGGCGAAACCCATTTTAGCGTCAAAGGGGTACACGCCAAGGTATCGGTCATTTGGAATTTCCAGGCGCCGGAAGGTGCCGGTGACACCCATTTTTCGATCATGCGGGGTACCAAGGCCAACCTGGTTATCCGCCAGGGTGCCGCCGAGAAATACCGTCCCGTGTTGTACGTAGAACCATTACCCAATGTTGACAAAGCCAGCGCCGAAACTGCCTTAAAAGATGCTTTGCAAAAACTGAATGCCGGACAGTTTCAGGGCCTGGGATATGAAGCGAGCGAGAAGGGCTGGAAGATCCTCATCCCCGACTCCTACAACGTTGGCCACGAGGCGCATTTTGCCCAGGTAACCGAAAAATATTTGCAATATTTGGCGCAGGGAAAACTCCCGGAATGGGAGGTTCCCAACATGCTGGCCAAATACTACGTTACCACCAAAGCCTACGCAATGAGTAGAAAATAA
- a CDS encoding MBL fold metallo-hydrolase: protein MITLQRLNHDTSWKITINGCRLLLDPWLVGTEIDGVSWFNEQWHRIPPVDVKGIGEVDYIVISQPFSDHCHEETIQALPLDLPIATVATARKRLEKTFGQSRQYLDIPTAKDGFLEIAGLRLAQFNTPSLLDQVHNALLILSPTGENIFYAPHGFVPNARQISFLQPFPIHVLITTVSEYHLPFFLGGTVNLGMRAMQKLAKILQPKYIISTHDEQKHAKGLVPRIARTFYPSAAAVQEKQENFVAVEGYGVVEL, encoded by the coding sequence ATGATCACCCTACAACGCCTCAATCACGACACTTCCTGGAAAATTACCATCAACGGCTGTCGGCTTTTGCTTGATCCCTGGCTAGTTGGTACCGAAATCGACGGGGTTTCCTGGTTCAATGAACAATGGCACCGTATTCCACCAGTTGACGTAAAGGGCATCGGTGAAGTGGATTACATTGTCATCTCCCAGCCGTTTTCGGATCATTGCCACGAAGAAACAATTCAGGCTTTGCCTCTTGATTTGCCCATCGCTACAGTCGCTACCGCCCGCAAACGACTGGAAAAAACCTTTGGCCAAAGTCGCCAATATTTGGATATCCCCACGGCAAAGGATGGTTTTTTGGAAATAGCTGGGCTGCGTTTGGCTCAATTCAACACGCCCTCTTTATTGGATCAGGTACACAATGCTCTTTTGATCTTGAGTCCAACTGGGGAAAACATCTTTTATGCACCGCATGGTTTTGTGCCCAATGCCAGGCAAATTTCTTTTTTACAACCGTTCCCCATCCACGTTTTGATCACAACCGTTTCGGAATACCATTTGCCTTTTTTCCTGGGCGGAACGGTCAATTTGGGCATGCGCGCCATGCAAAAACTGGCCAAGATTCTCCAACCCAAATACATCATCAGTACCCACGATGAGCAAAAACACGCCAAGGGTTTGGTGCCGCGCATTGCGCGTACTTTTTATCCGAGTGCGGCGGCGGTGCAGGAAAAACAGGAGAATTTTGTGGCAGTGGAGGGTTATGGGGTAGTCGAGTTGTAA
- a CDS encoding glycoside hydrolase family 43 protein, whose amino-acid sequence MIQRISLLLLLGLCGSLHAQSGKMTYLFSYFKGNGEDGLHLAYSQDGLKWSSLNADKSYLQPVVGTSKLMRDPCIVQAPDGIFHMVWTSGWTERGIGYASSRDLISWSEQQYLPVMDHEPTARNCWAPELFYDKASKQYLIYWSTTIPGRFPKGASEGDSGYNHRMYYTTTTDFKNFSPTRLLYDHDFNVIDGTIQKVKGEYVLFLKDETRNPARKNLRIARSKQLTEGYSAASEPITGKYWAEGPTVLKIKKHWMVYFDKYTEKKYGAVRSSDLKTWEDISEQVSFPAGLRHGTVFTVKTKWFEEVFKVK is encoded by the coding sequence ATGATACAACGAATCAGTCTTCTCTTGCTACTCGGATTGTGCGGAAGCCTCCATGCTCAATCCGGCAAAATGACCTACCTTTTTTCCTACTTCAAAGGCAATGGTGAAGATGGCCTGCACCTGGCTTACAGTCAGGATGGGTTGAAATGGAGCTCGCTCAATGCCGACAAATCATATCTACAGCCAGTAGTTGGCACTTCCAAACTCATGCGCGACCCCTGCATCGTTCAGGCCCCCGACGGTATTTTTCACATGGTCTGGACCAGCGGTTGGACCGAGCGGGGCATTGGTTATGCTTCTTCGCGGGATTTGATCAGCTGGTCAGAACAACAGTACCTTCCGGTGATGGATCACGAGCCTACCGCCAGGAATTGTTGGGCTCCGGAATTGTTTTACGACAAGGCCAGCAAGCAGTACCTCATCTATTGGTCGACGACCATTCCCGGGCGTTTTCCCAAAGGAGCCAGCGAAGGGGATAGTGGCTACAACCACCGCATGTACTACACAACAACCACGGATTTTAAAAACTTCTCCCCCACCCGATTGCTCTACGATCACGACTTCAATGTGATTGACGGCACCATCCAAAAGGTGAAGGGGGAGTATGTCCTTTTTTTAAAGGATGAAACGCGGAATCCAGCGCGAAAAAACTTGCGCATTGCCCGCAGCAAACAATTGACCGAGGGCTATAGTGCCGCGTCCGAACCCATCACGGGCAAATATTGGGCAGAAGGGCCAACCGTGCTGAAAATCAAAAAGCACTGGATGGTCTATTTTGACAAGTACACCGAGAAGAAATACGGCGCCGTGCGTTCGAGTGATTTAAAAACCTGGGAGGATATTTCGGAGCAGGTGAGCTTCCCGGCAGGGCTGCGGCACGGGACGGTCTTTACAGTGAAAACGAAGTGGTTTGAGGAGGTTTTTAAGGTAAAATAA
- a CDS encoding methyltransferase domain-containing protein codes for METMRKPFQGVLNIVRFNWHFYVFAFALVLGLFFVAQYFAPPLRTVLIGVGILATASTLISLLASFYVYDLAGLYNFTWLDQQNATNTVVNINAGFDETSTLLKAKFKQAELIVLDFYDPSKHTEISIKRARKAYPPFPGTQQVETGNLQLPDDSVDKIFVILSAHEIRDESERLTFFKALKRAIKPAGQIYIIEHLRDVPNFLAYNIGFFHFHAKSSWLKTFREAGLNLKQELKHTPFISNFILDKNGNTL; via the coding sequence ATGGAAACAATGAGAAAACCCTTCCAGGGCGTGCTCAACATTGTACGCTTCAATTGGCATTTTTATGTTTTTGCCTTTGCACTGGTGTTGGGGCTATTTTTTGTGGCCCAATACTTTGCCCCACCTTTACGGACGGTGCTCATCGGCGTGGGTATTTTGGCTACAGCTTCAACCCTCATTTCACTATTGGCCTCCTTCTATGTATACGACCTGGCGGGACTTTACAATTTCACCTGGTTGGACCAGCAAAATGCCACAAACACCGTGGTAAACATCAATGCTGGTTTTGATGAAACAAGTACCTTGCTAAAAGCAAAATTCAAGCAGGCGGAACTGATTGTACTTGATTTTTATGACCCCTCGAAACACACTGAAATTTCCATCAAAAGAGCAAGAAAAGCCTATCCGCCGTTTCCCGGGACTCAACAAGTTGAAACCGGAAATTTACAACTGCCGGATGATTCAGTCGATAAAATATTTGTCATCTTGTCTGCGCACGAAATCAGGGATGAAAGTGAAAGGCTTACTTTTTTCAAAGCCTTGAAAAGAGCCATCAAACCCGCTGGGCAAATATACATCATCGAACATTTGCGAGATGTTCCCAATTTTTTGGCTTACAACATCGGCTTTTTTCACTTTCATGCTAAATCATCCTGGCTTAAAACTTTCCGGGAGGCAGGTCTTAACCTCAAACAGGAACTAAAGCATACTCCTTTTATCTCGAACTTTATACTCGATAAAAATGGAAATACACTTTAA
- a CDS encoding DUF2071 domain-containing protein, which produces MLAFLKNHPFAVEAFFESSLVLTFAVQKEQLQNLIPECLELDTFQDKWAFVAVAMVQTKDLRPKGFPKFMGNDFFLIGYRVFVRYTSNAGKNLRGLYIPKSETDQKKMEVMGNIFTHYNYTTTDISKTEQKSTLEIKSNKSNFNILLSKEEDAIPLPPESPFSDWKEARRYAGPLPFTFTYNSKTEEVLIIEGVRQNWTPLPVRVMDYHFSFLDSLQLKNPVLANAFIIRNIPYYWKKGKIEKWKQ; this is translated from the coding sequence ATGCTTGCCTTCCTCAAAAATCATCCATTTGCAGTTGAAGCATTTTTTGAAAGTTCATTGGTGCTGACCTTTGCCGTGCAGAAAGAACAATTGCAAAACTTGATTCCGGAGTGTTTGGAATTGGATACCTTTCAGGACAAGTGGGCCTTTGTGGCAGTGGCCATGGTTCAAACAAAAGACCTCCGACCCAAGGGTTTTCCGAAATTTATGGGCAACGACTTTTTTTTAATTGGGTATCGCGTTTTTGTGCGGTACACCTCCAATGCAGGAAAAAACCTGCGGGGATTGTACATTCCTAAATCAGAAACCGATCAAAAGAAGATGGAAGTGATGGGCAATATTTTTACCCATTACAATTACACCACCACCGACATTAGTAAAACGGAACAAAAAAGCACCCTGGAAATAAAATCAAACAAATCGAATTTCAACATACTTTTGAGCAAGGAGGAAGATGCCATTCCCTTGCCGCCGGAATCGCCATTTTCAGACTGGAAAGAGGCCAGACGATATGCAGGGCCACTGCCCTTTACGTTTACCTATAACTCAAAGACCGAGGAAGTATTGATTATTGAAGGCGTAAGACAAAACTGGACACCACTACCGGTGCGCGTGATGGATTACCACTTCTCTTTTCTGGATTCACTCCAGCTTAAAAACCCCGTTTTAGCCAATGCATTTATCATCCGTAACATTCCCTATTATTGGAAAAAAGGAAAAATAGAAAAATGGAAACAATGA